One Vigna unguiculata cultivar IT97K-499-35 chromosome 7, ASM411807v1, whole genome shotgun sequence genomic region harbors:
- the LOC114191625 gene encoding serine/threonine-protein kinase-like protein CCR1, whose product MQNLPTLSLIFLFFCATAHGFGAMGPISASFAKDEVFCAIDASGKQDVICWGNNATSPSLSSVTNAVPSMSALSGGEGFLCGILANTSQAFCWGAVTKPSADLVLVPPAYRNTAYSHIAAGKSHVCAVRGSYYADHDSGSVDCWEITTTANKTLTAKQSDLYFNQAVMNLEVKRVVSGEGFTCGEVRDGGLICWGPNSGGIIVSNVSDSFAVLAAGRRAVCGVFNVSGELKCWGDPGSYSDPPLDSIRLVSLTAGANHFCGIRMDNHEVECWGDLNSSVIPRGNGFMAIASSDFTTCGIREDDLLLDCWMVNALKPDFDPPLELSSPGLCRASSCGVGEFAFNASMLNELALTSLCVREDLRICSPCGSNCSKGFFLSSSCTKNADRVCTSCSLCQNSSCFSVCGLHSPTGLHMHWHWHHLRKWMVIVGCSVLGVLTILLCGCLFSVRKRTKKQSKSGMGKPEQEDDHVNVALQSTPSVNSCPGAPQVFRLSELKDATNGFKEFNELGRGSYGFVYKAMLGDGRVVAVKRANAATIIHTNNRNFEMELEILCKIRHCNIVNLLGYCAEMGERLLVYEYMPHGTLYDHLHGGLSPLNWSLRLKIAMQAAKGLEYLHKELVPPIVHKDLKSSNILLDSEWGARISDFGLLASSDKDLNGDLESDVYDFGIVMLEILSGRKAYDRDYTPPNMVEWAVPLIKQGKAAATIDRYVALPRNVEPLLKLADIAELAVRKNPSERPPMSDIASWLEQIVKDGLIL is encoded by the coding sequence ATGCAAAATCTCCCTACCCTTTCTCTCATTTTCTTGTTCTTCTGTGCCACTGCACATGGGTTCGGCGCCATGGGGCCAATATCTGCTTCATTCGCAAAAGATGAGGTTTTCTGCGCCATTGATGCTAGCGGGAAGCAAGACGTCATTTGCTGGGGGAACAACGCCACGTCACCGTCTCTGTCCTCCGTTACAAACGCCGTTCCTTCCATGTCAGCACTCTCCGGCGGGGAAGGCTTTCTATGCGGCATTTTAGCGAACACCTCGCAAGCCTTCTGCTGGGGTGCTGTGACTAAACCCAGCGCAGATCTCGTCCTCGTGCCGCCGGCGTACCGGAACACGGCTTATTCCCACATCGCGGCTGGCAAGAGTCACGTTTGCGCCGTTCGAGGATCCTACTACGCCGATCACGATTCGGGCTCCGTGGATTGCTGGGAAATCACGACGACCGCAAACAAAACGTTGACAGCGAAACAGAGTGATTTGTATTTCAACCAAGCCGTGATGAATCTGGAGGTGAAGAGGGTTGTTTCCGGGGAAGGGTTCACCTGTGGTGAGGTCAGAGACGGTGGACTCATATGTTGGGGACCTAACTCTGGAGGGATAATAGTTTCCAATGTTTCCGACAGTTTCGCGGTTTTAGCGGCGGGTCGGAGGGCCGTGTGTGGTGTTTTCAACGTTTCCGGCGAGTTAAAATGCTGGGGCGACCCGGGTTCGTATTCGGATCCTCCATTGGATTCGATTCGGCTGGTGTCTCTTACTGCTGGGGCTAACCATTTCTGCGGCATTAGAATGGATAACCATGAAGTGGAGTGTTGGGGTGATTTGAACTCTTCGGTGATTCCTCGAGGGAACGGTTTCATGGCAATTGCTTCTTCGGATTTCACCACGTGTGGGATCAGGGAAGATGATCTTCTTCTGGATTGTTGGATGGTGAATGCTTTGAAACCCGATTTTGATCCTCCTTTGGAGCTTTCGAGCCCTGGACTGTGCAGGGCTAGTTCTTGTGGGGTCGGTGAGTTTGCTTTTAATGCGAGTATGCTTAACGAGCTAGCTTTGACTAGCCTCTGTGTTAGAGAAGATTTGAGGATTTGTTCGCCTTGTGGCTCAAATTGTTCTAAAGGGTTCTTCTTGTCAAGTTCATGTACTAAAAATGCTGATAGGGTCTGCACTTCGTGTTCTCTTTGTCAGAACAGCTCTTGTTTTAGTGTCTGTGGACTTCACTCCCCAACGGGTCTGCATATGCACTGGCACTGGCATCATTTGCGTAAATGGATGGTTATAGTTGGGTGCTCCGTGTTGGGGGTTTTGACAATTTTGCTTTGTGGGTGTCTTTTTTCGGTCAGAAAGAGGACAAAGAAACAATCCAAGTCAGGCATGGGGAAACCAGAGCAAGAGGATGACCATGTCAATGTTGCTCTTCAATCAACACCTTCTGTTAATTCTTGTCCCGGGGCGCCTCAGGTTTTCAGGCTTTCTGAACTGAAGGATGCTACCAATGGGTTTAAGGAGTTTAATGAACTTGGGAGAGGAAGTTATGGGTTTGTGTACAAAGCCATGTTGGGAGATGGGAGAGTGGTTGCTGTTAAAAGAGCAAATGCTGCTACCATAATCCACACCAATAATCGTAATTTTGAAATGGAACTAGAAATTCTCTGCAAAATTCGCCATTGTAATATCGTTAATCTGTTGGGGTACTGCGCGGAGATGGGGGAGAGGTTGCTTGTTTACGAGTATATGCCTCATGGAACGCTTTATGATCACCTCCATGGCGGTCTTTCTCCGCTTAATTGGAGCCTGAGGTTGAAGATAGCGATGCAAGCTGCGAAGGGGCTTGAGTATCTTCACAAGGAACTTGTGCCTCCAATTGTGCATAAGGATCTAAAAAGTTCGAACATTCTTTTGGATTCGGAGTGGGGGGCAAGGATTTCGGACTTTGGACTTCTTGCTTCGAGTGACAAAGATCTGAATGGAGACTTAGAAAGCGATGTTTACGATTTTGGGATTGTGATGTTAGAGATTCTGAGTGGAAGAAAGGCTTATGACAGGGATTACACTCCACCCAACATGGTTGAGTGGGCAGTGCCTTTGATCAAACAAGGGAAGGCTGCTGCTACAATTGATAGGTACGTGGCTCTTCCAAGAAATGTTGAACCTTTGCTTAAGCTTGCTGATATAGCAGAACTTGCAGTGAGAAAGAATCCAAGTGAACGACCACCTATGTCAGATATTGCATCTTGGTTGGAGCAAATTGTGAAGGACGGATTGATCTTATAG